The genomic DNA TACCTTCCAGGCCCGCTTGATCTTGGCCACAGCACGCCGGGTCGTCCGCTCTGAGCCGGTGAATCCCAACCCCACCAGTTTCTGGTGGACCCGATCAGCACGGATCTTCGCTTTGGAATCCTCAACCCATTGCTCAATATGGTGTTGATAAGGATCGATGAGTTTGTTTCTGGGTGTTGGCTGGCCGATTGGACGCCCGGCATCCCGGGCCGCCACATGGGCAGCCACGGTGTGATGCGAACATCCGGCAAGCTCGGCAGCGGCACGAAACGACCCGGTGAGATCGTAAGCTGCAAGAATTTCCATGATTTCTCCGTCAGACTTCAGACAGGACCTCTTTCTGAAGGTTTCCGATAACAGGTGGCACTGTCATCGAACCTCAGGAAGAGGTCCGCTGCGTATCAGACACGCAGCACAACGATGGACGATCGTGGGCAGAACTCATGACCACCAGTGGGCAGTTTTCCTGACCGCCAGCGGGAACTATCATTGACCGCCTATGGGCAGTCTTCCATGGCCGCTAACACGAGATCTATTCTTCCACGCACGCGCGAAGGCTTATACCTTAACGATAGGCCGGTGCCCTCGTGCCGGGCGCAAAGTCAAATCCACATAGCCTGCGAGTTCTGTTCCAGGTCAGCGTCTGGCGTGGCTGCTGCATATGAGTGACGTCTAAGACCGGAGAGTTTATGACTCATGCGCGAGCGCCGTCCAAGCATGCCCGTTTATGCCGCGGAAACTTTATAGAGGCATCTCCGTCACTGCTTGTTGCCTAGACGCACTAATTTAAGTGGTTTTTGGAGCGTTGAGGAAGTAGGATTCCTCTTCCCAGGACCGTCTGAGGTTTTTGTGCGTGCAGCAACAAGAAATGCTAGAGCTAACGAAAAGAAGAAGATAGGAGCTTTTAGATCTCCGGAAACAGATACGTGAACAATTTCCGCCACAAGCCACGCGGATACACCGAGAGCTATCGTTGAATGCCGAGAAGTTTTTAGACATCTCACAAGAATTGCGAGTACTAAGAGAATAAAAAAGGTGCCCACAATTGCCCCCTGCTCAATAAATACTTCCAGGAAGAGATTATGGGGGTAGAACCCCTTGAAGCCATCGGTATACAGAGCCCAATTGCCGTATCCAACACCTAAGGGGTGGTCAGAAATTACAGGTAAAGACTGTTCCCACATGCGTTTCCTGGCGGTTCCACCATCAATTTCGCCCGCTAGGATACCGACAATACGCGACTCACTGAACCAGGGCAATTTCACTAGAACAAGCGTACCGAGAGAGCCTAGCGCTAACGCCCAGATTTTTTTACCAATCGTTATCTTAGAAGCGAGTATGATCACCGCAGTTCCGCTGAGCGCCGCGACCAAGGGTCCGCGCGAACCAGTAGCGAAAATACCGAGGAATAGTGAAATTCCAATTATTATCGTCCACACTAATCGAATTCGTTTAGTCCAGTAGAGCCAGACAAGGAGAACGAAGCCAGCTGACATTACTCTAGAAACCCAAATGGGGTTCATTCCAAATACTTCAGCCCTCAAGCTATCGCTGTTCAGTAAGCTTGCGGCGCTGAGATAAATTCCAATTGCGACCCAAATCACTGCAAGGGCAATGAAACCACGTGGTAAAGAAATTAGGCTTGCGATCGCAGCGGAGAAAACAATTACTGTCCATAAAGAAACGAACTTCTGCTCACCGTACTCCAACAAAGGTTCTGAAAACATTCGATGTACTGATAAGAGGCCGAATACCAAAATGATAAATGGAATAATCGAATGAAGCTTGGGCAAGTGACGAGCGACTTCCAATAACAGAAAAAATGCCGCTATGATTATGGCCGGTTGAGTAATATACGAATCACTTCCGGGCCCTAGATAACCTCCAAGCAGCACCAACGCCACGAGCAGGGCACGGATTACATACATTCTGAACGCTCCCTTATATACTCTCGGGCCGACTCTACTCGCTCACGCGGCTATTCATTGGCAGCTACCCGACGGAGTAAAAAATTAAATTTGTGCTGGCACTAGAGGTGGACAGTCCTTCTGCATGCGAACCAGAAGGTTAGTCGCGCTACCTGAGACCCAATCTTCTATCCTCCATCGACAATTAGTTGGCGTATAAGAATCATAGAGGAGTTTTGATTGTGTTAAATTCTTGGACTGCCTGTTGCCCTTCCCCCTGCTATGCCTCCGCACGGGCTGCAAAGCGCTTGATCTGGAGGTCTTACACCTGACAATATCCACTTTGTTGGTATACCCAAATATTAGCGATAGACTTTTTGATTGAGAAACGACTCCAAAAAGTTCTCAATTACTTGGTTGCCTGAGTAGTGTTCGTGAATAAGAGCGATCTTTTCCGATTGGAGTTCTCGCTGTTCCTCTGCCAGATCCCTGTTTTCGATAAGAAACGCAATCCTCTCTTCAAGAGCTGATACTGAATTTGGTTCAAAGAGGCACTCCTCTTCAAGAATCTCAGGTATCCCTCCTACAGAAGAGCCGATAGATAACACTCCTACAGCCATAGCTTCTAGCAGAGCTTTGGGCATCCCTTCGGTCCTAGATGGCATTGCGAACATGTCAAAAGTACTCACGTACCGTGCTACGTCAAGACTAAAACCTAACCGCTCTATGAAGAAAGCCCCCTTAACTTGCAACTCTTTAGCCAGGGATCTTAGTTCCTCATGTTTGGCTCCCTGACCTACCAAGGTCAACGAAATATCATATCCGCGCTTCTGCAAGGAGCCAACGGCTTTGATTAAAAGATCGTGTCCCTTGTAGTTCTGTTGCTGGCTACCTACTGCAATTATGGAAAAATCCTTTTCAGCATCATGGCGCCGCTTCTTTGTTATTGCTAACAACTCTGGGGAGAATACGACGTCTGTCCGAGCTTGAACAAGTGCTTCTTGGCTTGGAGGATATAACTCTTGTAAAGTCCTCAAAGTTACGTAGATAATGCCATCAGCATATTGTACTGTCCTACGTAACTTCCTCTGTTCAATACGGGCAGCTAGATGGTTTGCTGGTGTTGGTAGGATCGACTTTGCTACCCCGGCAGGGTCACCTATCACTCTGAGAATGAGCGCTGCGCCAATCTCTTTCACCTTTTTACTTATTGGACCCGCGATTTGTGTTGGTACCCACATGTAATACACTTGCTCAGGGTCGGCGATGTAATTGAAAATAAAATCTAGTATTTCAGCACGTTTACGGTAGTAATTAACTACCCCAGAGTAGTAGGGGATTGGGACCACCTCCAACCTCTCGTGAAGTAGGTATCCTTCATTCCGGACTAACCCAGGTTCTACCCGCGCTAGTACTGTGATCTTGTTAAACGTTTGTAAAAATGGCTCCCACTCAGCAGCTGACATTAGAGGGTCGGTTGAGCGTAGGCGTCCTTGCTCATCCTCATGAAGCCGTGTTACGCTCATGAAAAGCAAATCAGCCTTAGGCGTAGTCGCATGATTATTAATCGCAGAACGATTCATTCTCACCTCTCAAGTGATTTATTAACTATGACGGTAATGCTTCGTGCCCGTCGGGATCCCTAACCTATGACCCTGTACCGCCATCAAGGCCTCACACCTATCCCCAAGTTGTCGTGGACCTTGATGCTCATCGTCTTACTGGTCGCTAATCTTCTACGATGCCGTAACCATTGCAAAAGGGACTCACCCTGAGTTAGCACATGCCTTTCTGACAGAGTTCACGTGCAGTGAGTACGTTTCACTAGTCATTTAGTTATCTTCTAGAGCGGAGCCCGCGTGACAAGATATTCCGTTCTTTTATCTTTGAGTCAAATTACTACCCACACAATAAAACCCGTCTGGAGACACCATTGCAAGCAATGCTCGACGAGTCAGATAAGATCCGATATTGCGGTTACTACCTCTAAGAATACTAAGTACTAGGTTCGTCGGGCTCGCACCCTCTCATCCCCCTCATCGATTTTTGACGCTACTGCCTTCACTATAATAATGCGCTAGTTGTCGCAAAACATTTTCTTTATCAAAGTACTTGTGGACAAACATAACGCCTGCCTCCCCCATTGTTCGGCGCAGTTGGGGACTTTCAATAAGCTTCTCGAGTGCAGCACCTAATTCAGTATGACTTCGGGCTGCCACTTGAATACCGGTATGGCCGTCAACGCTTGCATCCCGAGCTCCTGTAGCCCGAGTCGAAACAGTGGGCAGCCCTAAAGCGCCTGCTTCGAGAAGCGCGTTGCCCATACCTTCTCTGTACGTCGGGAGAGCCAATATGTCCATTAGAGAATAGTAGTTTTCTATATCCTCAACATGACCAACCAAGACGGGGCTTCGGTTTCCGGTCAATCCCGCTTGCCTCCAAGGAGCGACGCCCTCTTTCAGCTCAGTTGACCCGATCACCAACAGCTGGTGGGGAACTCCTCGATCGTGTAGCATACGGCTGGCTGCCGCCAGCTCAAAGACGCCCTTATCCCTAGTAATTCGCCCGACAAACCCTACCACCGGCACCCCAGGCACAAGGCCAAGATTCTCCCGGAGGGCTCGGACAGTGTTAGAGTTTTTGCGCGCTGGATTGAATATATTCAGGTCTACACCGTTGGAGCTGCCCCGTCCTAGGGTAGTTATCTTATTTGGAGATACAAGGCCAAGGCGCACAGCTTCATCACGAAGGCTCGGGCTATCTGCCAAGACATCTGTCGCTGCTGCACAAGTCAGTTTCTCTATAAACCTTAACAGCCTCAGTTTAAGTCCAGACTCTGTTTCGAGCCTAAGACCCCGCAAGTGATAAGTTCGTTTAGGTATACGCGTGGCGAAAGCACCGAGCATTCCCAATAAGCCAGCTTTAGGCGTACCGGAGCTCACCACATCCGGTTTCAATATAAGGAAGAGACGCATCCAGCTAATTAGTGCCTTCAGATCCTGCGCAGGTGAAGGCTCTCGTGACATATTAATCTTATGCCAGGTGACATTCTTATTTAAGGATTGACCTTCGCCCCCCTGTGAGGAGGATACTAGATGAACGTCCCACCCTAATGAGGCCAAATAATCTCCCACTCCCCGCAAGAATTTCAATGAGCGGAAGGAAGTAACGCCAAGAACTATTCTGGGTTTTCCTTTTTCCCTATCCAATTCATCTAACCTCATACCACTTCGCTCTCCGGATCTAATCTCACTTAGCCTCAACCATGCACAATTTCTCACTACACGTCTTCGAAGTCGTCACGCCTGCGCCGCCCCTAGATACTAGTATTCTCGTTCTCTCGAGACCTGCCCGCTAGCATGGTTAAGATTCAGGCACCGCTGTTCAAACAAGACCGACCTATTGAGTACTGCGTGGGGCTCCCGGGCAAGCCAGACTTAATGTAGCATGCCAGATAGGAGCCGAGACGGCTTACTTCCATAGTGGTCAGGGCTCACATAAGCCTATTTTCATCGTTCTAATGCTAGTCCACAGAATTTTGGTGGTAAGAAAACTTGCCTGCCAGACTCTCTACCCATCTAGTCAATTCGTTATCCGTTCCCAGCTACCTCACCTCACAGTTAGATACCCGTTAGCGCCGAATTGTTCGTTCTACCCGGTACTGCAATCTTGTCATGTACCCGCGGGACTCTTCGGTCTTACAAGGGCCTTCGCAGGGTTGCCGACCACCGTAGTACCCGCGCCTACATCGCGTGTTACGACAGCCCCTGCTCCCACGACAGATCCGTCCTCGATTCTCAGAGACGGCAGAATCGCAGCGCTGCCACCTACGAAGGCTTTTCGGCCCAGAGTAACGCCTCCCATGACATTCACGAGAGGGCTGAGGGTACTGTATTCACCTAGCCTGCTGTCGTGACCCACAGAGCAGTTCTTATTGAGATGGCTATGATTGTCTATGATGACGTCCGGATCTATTACGACCCCAGGACAGATCACCACACCAGCACCAATAACCGCACTAGGGGCTACAACTGCTTGATCAGCTACGAAGGTATGATACTTTACATCACGCTCTTCTAAGTTAGCTACAATTTCCATTTTTGCACGTGGAGATCCCACTGCAATTAACAAAACATCGTTTCTCTCAGGTATGTAGTTGCCAACCGTATCGATTACAGAGGCTTGAGGTGTTATAGGCCCAGGGTTATCATCTATAAAAACTACCTCAGCAATCCCAGTGTCTTGGCAGTGCTTTGGCGACAGTCCAACCCACTCGTAAACTGCCCTGCCGAAGCCCCCAGCTCCAACTATCACTAATCGCAAAGACATCTCAGCGCTGCTCCTGACTTGACTGCACAGGTATTTGTGCTTCAGAATCCGGTGAGCTCCCCCAAAAATAGTCACCTACTACAGCACCCTCTGCTGTAATCCCCTCACGCTTTATAGCCACGAATACTGTCTTTAGAATGATTTTGATGTCTAAAAGCAACGATCGATTATCCACATACTCGACGTCGAGTTTAAACCGTTCTGACCAGCTCAGTTCGTTACGTCCCTGAATTTGCGCGAGGCCAGTGACACCAGGCTTTACCTCATGTCGCCGTGCCTGATCATCTGTATATCTCTCCAGATATTCAACCCGCAATGGACGAGGACCTACCAGACTCATATCACCCCTAAGAACGTTATACAGTGATGGCAATTCATCCAGACTTGTAGCACGCAGTTTCGAGCCGAAGGGAGTCATTCGATCTTCGTTCGCTACCCGCCCCACACTCTCATCAACGTTTAACATGCTGCGAAATTTGTAGAGCGTGAAGATTTCACCATTTAAACCCGGTCTGTCTTGTCTAAAGATGACTGGCGTTCCAAGTTTCATTCTCACTGCAACCCCAACTGCCCCTATTATCGGCGAGAGAGCCACAAGCGCGGCTGCTGAACTGACTATGTCCAAACCACGCTTCACCGAGGCGTAAAATCTTCGGTATACCTTCATCACGCAGTCTCCATCTTTTCTTGCAAAGTTGACAGCACGTGTGCGAATTGGGTCCTTGTCATTTCCGACCCGCTAGGTAACGTAACACCTCTATGAAATAGTTTCTCGGAAGTTCCGGTTATAAGCCCCGGCATCGTTTCGAAGACTGGTTGCAGGTGCATAGGTTTCCATAATGGTCGAGACTCAATGTTTGCTGACTCCAGCTCCGCTTGTATTTTTTTTGCAGTGACCGGAGCGACATGCGGATCTACAATGATAGAAGTCAACCAACAGTTATCTTCACTATCTTCCTGCCCAAAGATTTCAATGCCAGGAACATTGTCAAGAAACTGCCGATACCTGGTGCGCCACTCTCGTCGCCGTGTGATCATCTCATCGAGCCGGGTCAATTGCGCACAGCCGATGGCTGCCAGAATATTACTCATACGGTAGTTGTAACCGATATCGGCGTGTTCATAGTGCACCACGGGTTGTCGCGCTTGAGTCGATAAGTACCGTACATGGGACGCAATGGCCTCATCATCAGTCAGCAACATCCCTCCACCAGAAGTTGTCATAATCTTGTTCCCGTTAAAGGACAAGATTGCAGCGTTTCCAAAAGAGCCTGCCGGCCGACCTGCATGTGAGGCACCCAGAGATTCTGCTGCATCAGCAAGAATCGGAACGTTAAATTCTTTACTGATCGCCTCGATGGCTGTGTAATCGGCCGCTTTGCCTAGCAGATCTACCGGTACAACCGCTGTTGCAGGTGTCCCCTGACTCGATAATTCTCCCAGTGCCTGACGAAGCAGGCCTGGATCCATGTTGCCAGTCACGGGATCGGAATCGATGAAGTATGGGGTGGCACCTGTGTACACAATTGCATTGGCGGTCGCTGCAAAAGTCATCGTGGACGTGACCACGATGTCCCCCGGCTTGACGCCAAGTGCCAGTAACCCTAGGTGCAAAGCAGCTGTTCCTGAGCTCAATGCGACTGCGTGTTCGACACCAATTCGAGCAGCCATTTCCTTTTCAAAAGCTTCGAGGTTTGGGCCCGCAGGCGCAACCCATCCGCTCTTCATCGCAGCTAAAACAGCTTGTTCCTCAAGCTCAGTAATATCGGGTCGCGAAAGGTAGATTCTTTCGTTCATCGGATAACTGCACCTTTCTCGTGTTCCATTCGGTCAAGCCAGACCTGCAGGTCCATATTTTCCGGTGACAGACTGCCCACCGTTGCATGAGAGATTTGTTGATGGAACGGGCGTTCAAGATCTTCATTTGCCCCTACGAGCTCTTCGTGGAGTTTTTCGCCTTCACGAAGCCCCGTGTATACGATTTCGATGTCTTTGCCCGAAATTGCAATCATTCGTTTGGCTATATCTAATATTTTGATTGGCTCCCCCATGTCAAGGATGAGCACTTCCCCTGCACGGCCGATCCCGCCAGCTTGAATAACTAGTTGGCACGCTTCAGGAATGGTCATGAAGTAACGAGTTACTTCTGGGTGCGTCACGGTTACTGGTCCGCCGTTTTCTATCAATCGCTCAAACGTCGGCAGCATGGAGCCTCGACTACCGATGACGTTGCCAAACCTCACGGACAGATACGGTCTTCCGGTTTCTTTCGCTGCCCACGCGGTGATCTTCTCTGCCACCCGCTTGGAATGACCAAGCGCACTGGTAGGGTTGGCCGCTTTATCAGTTGATATATTCACAAATGTCTCAACACCACTGGCCATGGCGGCTTGAACGACATTGCGTGTCCCTAACACGTTGGTTTTCCAAGCTTCCTCCGGATACTTCTCTAACATGGGCAAGTGTTTGAGCGCCGCAGCATGAAACACAACTTCGGGTTGATGGGAGGCAAATACTTGGCGCATCAGTTCGGTTTCACGGATATCAGCCAACACAATGTCTTCACCATCGAGCAGGCCATTCCCCTGAAGCCTGATCTGTGCTTCCTGAAGCGAGGTTTCATCCCGATCAAGCATGATGAGTTCGGTTGGACCAAATTTCGCGAGTTGAACGCACAGCTCAGAACCAATCGACCCGCCAGCACCTGTCACAAGGACTTTTTTACCGGTGATGAAGCCGGCTATCTCTTCAACGTTAGTATCTACGGAAGTCCGTCCGATGAGGTCCTCGATAGACACAGATCGGAGATCCTGTACTCCGATCGGGCCTTCCATCAGCCGTTGGACAGTTGGAGTTTTCAAAACGCGTAGACCAGCAGCATTTCCGGCGTCCGTGAGTTCCCCTAAAAATTCCGGAGAAACGTTGGAAATGGCCACGACGAGCACTTTGGCGCGCGTTTGTTTGGCGACTTGTTCTATGTCATCCGAGGTCCCCAACACAGGTACGCCATGTAACCGCAGTCGGCGCTTGGTGATGTCATCATCAATGAGACCTACGGCTCTCAATGGTGAATCTGGATCATTCATGATGGTGCGCACCGTTATCTCACCAGCTTGTCCTGCACCAACCACAAGCGCGGGGGTCGCGGCGCCGGCAGGTAGCCGAGCTCGGTCGATACTCAAGCGGTAGAGGAAACGCAGCCCAAACATAATGACTACCGCTAGAGGGAACGCGAGGAGTGCCAAGCTCCGTGGTATTTCAGCTTGGAATCCAGTGAGAAGTAGGAAGACAGAAAATACCACGCTCGTTAGGAGCGCTGCTAGCGTGACGGTTCGTACTTCGTCCAGGGAGCCGTAGGCGTATTTACCTAAGTAAATGCCCAGCATTAACCCGACAAGTACAAAGAACCCCGCCATGACGACTGCTAACAGGACGGTGGATAGCCATTCGATGCGCCATGCATCGAACTCGTAGCGCAGAAATAATGCAAGGAGCACCGAAACGAACCACGCTGAAGCGTCTGCAACAGCCATCAAAGCAGACTTCCACCTAGCGCGGCGAATACCCGATACATTGAAACGTGAATCACTCATACGGCAGCTCGATTCAGATAAGTAACGATTCCACCTAAGGCACTCACGACCTGGTCCCTAGATTCTTTGTAGGTCTGCTTACTACGTCTGTAGGGGTCCACGACATCGTCGTCTTCAGGATCCTCGAACGATACAGCCAAACCACGGTTCACAGCCGCGGCTTCGACCAGTGCCTTCATGTTCTCCACGAGGTTGGCTGCCTCACTGAAAGCAATGTCCTCATCTGGAACGAGCTCAGCAATCCTTGCAAGCTCGCGAAGCGTGAAGGTTCTCCTGAGCGCACGGGGCGATAATTTCACTGCTTCGCTACGGTGTTGCCGTTCCATTCCCAGGATGAGATCCGCGCTTTCAACATGCTGCAAGGCAAGCTGCTGAGCTCGATGCTCCTCTGGTGCTTCGACCCCGAGCTGAGTAGCGATCTCTTGTTGAATCTCGGGCATCTGATGCCCTACCAGTGCTTGGGTTCCTGCGCTGAGTGTTTTGATGGAAGGCGTATTGATCGATTGGTGCAATAGGAGTTCCGCCAGTGGAGAGCGGCAAACGTTTCCTGTGCAGACGAACAAGATCGTGAATTGCGGAGCGGAGCTCATCGTTTGAGTCCCCTAGTTGCTCGTCGCGAGCTCGCTTTCGCCTTGCGAGGCGGGGTGCGGTCTTGGGCAGTGAGAGTGACATCGTCTTCTTCATAGGCATACGAGTAGCTACCGTACATGTAACGGCCCGGTCCTTTGGCTGGCAGTCTCTTCGCCACGACGCCACGTAGTGGTACGTGCGCGGTCTCGAGTGTTTCAACTGCTGCTTGCAAGCTTTGCTGATGAGTGGAACCCACGGCCGCTACGAGAATGACACCCTGAGTCTTAGCTCCGATGACCACCGCGTCGGTCACCAAAAGCATAGGCGGTGCATCAACGATGACAACGTCCATGCTCTTAGAGAGGATCTCCAGTGTTTGCTGCATAGACTCAGAACCCAGAAGTTCAGAAGGGTTCGGTGGTACTTGCCCGGCTGGGAGAACATACAGTTCGGTTCGACCCCATCGTTGAAGGACGTCTGACAGGTCTGCTCTTCCGATCAGCACATCCGTTAGACCAACGGCACCTTCAATGCCCATGTAGTTAGCGACACGTGGCTTACGTAAGTCGCCATCTACGAGCGCTACGCGCAGTCCGGTTTCAGCAAGTGCTACAGCTAGGTTCGTCGAAACAGTGGATTTACCTTCCCCAGGTGCTGCACTGGAAATGACGTAGGTCTTCGGTCCTTCGTCGACATCCAAGAACTGCAGGTTAGTGCGCAAGGTACGGAACGCTTCGGCACGTGGATGCTTGGGGTCGACATGGACGATGATGGGTTTCTTGTGAGCTTGCGGGTCATCAACAATTCGACCAAGGATCGGGGCATCAGTGATCGCTTCGATATCATCAAGCGAGCGGAGACGGGTATCGAGGACATACCGGAGGATGGCGACACCAACTCCGACAGCAAAGCCAAGTAGGAGCCCGAGTAGTAGGTTGACTGCGATTCGCGGGCTGACCGGATCGAACGGAGTGGCGGCCGATTGCACGGTGTTGATCTGTACGGGGCTATCGTCTGCGTCTCCCTGGCGAGATTCGAGCTCTTCTTCCACCAGGGTCTTCAGCTGAGCTCCAACTTCATTGGCGATCTCAGCGGCAAGCTCCGGGTCTTCATCCGTGACCGTGATATTGAGCAGCGTCGAGTCAGCCGGGGCCGTAACGGTCACCTGTTCGGCCAGTTGAGCATCGGTCCGGTCGAGTTCTAGCTCTTCAGCAACCGGCGTCAAGACACTTTCGGTTGTAGCCAGTTCAGCGAAGGTCGCCATATTTTGTCGCGCGAAGTTCGACCCTTGCAGCAGGTCACCAGACGCTTGGGTGTCGGTTCGAACTGACACGTAAACTTTAGAGTGTGCTTCGTATGCGGGAGTTGTGAGATACGAGAGCGTCGCAGCTACTGCAACTCCGAGGAGTGTACTCCCTAGGATCAACACCCAATTGGCATACATAATACGCAGATAGTCGCGTAATTCCACGCACTTCTCCCCTACTGAATGGTTCTTCCGGAATCCTCATAGTACTACTAGGATTTTCAACCAGTTACAAACCGGACTGCATCGACAGGTTCTTCACCCCGAATTCACTAAGGGTTTCAGCACCTGTCATTTGTTCAATCTTTTACTGTTCCCTATATCACCACATCACTTCACCCCTAGTGAGGTTTATGACGACCTCGTGTGATGCCGGCCAGATAAGAGACGACACAGTTTATGTCTAGCAGTAAATGCAGGTGTTATGCCCCTGCCTGAAGCCTCTCACCATGATACTGGCACAAACTATCTGCAATAGCACTTTTACAGTCGATAGTCAGAACTTGACATGCAGAACCTTCATACCCCTTCGCGGTTTATAGGCCAATTCATCGGAACTGCTAGAACGTTATATAGTATCTCGCATGAGTCATAACACCATGGAGATCCTTAACGGTGAAGAACGTGCCCCCTCCAAGAAGAAAAAAGCTCTCTTTTGGACTCTGGGTGCGTTCTTAGTCGTTTTGTTGATCGCAGGCGCTATTGTCTGGGCTGCCCTGTCGAAATTGCAAGATTTCGAAACCATCGAAAGCGCGTTCCCGGATAATTCCCTCCGCCCGGCTGCTTCCGAACCCGCGGAGGGCGAAGACGATGCGTCGATGAACATTCTGCTGCTCGGCTCCGATTCGAGAGCTGACACCTCGACTCCGGTACTTGATGATATCGGCAACCGTGCTGACACCATCATGGTGGCTCACATCCCGTCGGATCGTAGCGGTGTGCAGATCATGTCGATCATGCGTGACTCCTGGTTAGAAATCCCTGGCCACGGGCACGCCAAGATCAACGCGGCCATGGCTTATGGTGGTGTCCCCCTGATGGTCCAGACCGTTGAAGGCCTCCTCGATCAACGCATTGATCACGTCGCGGTAGTCGATTTCAATGGCTTCCAGAATATGACTGACGCTCTTGGCGGCGTGCGAATCAATAACCCCCGTGCGTTTGGTGTCCGTGGCACAGAATTCGCTCAGGGTCCTATCAACCTCAACGGTGAAGAAGCATTGAAGTTCGTCCGCAGCCGCGACTTCGCAGACGGTGACTACACTCGCGTCGAGAACCAGCAATTATTCATGCGGAGCATGGCTGGTGAGATCCTGTCACGCGATACTATTACCAACCCGGGCAAACTGAACGACCTGGTGGAAGCGACGACTCCTTATGTGGCCCTCGATGGCGACTTCGGTGCTGGAACCATGGTTGGTTTGGGCACCTCAATGTCTTCAGTGCGAGCCAATGATATCACCAGCTTCACGCTGCCCACCGCCGGGTTGGGCACCGAAGGTGGTGGACAATCAGTTGTCTACGTGGATTGGGATGAACTCGAGGAAGTTCAAGAACGCTTCAAGAATGATGATCTCGCTGATTATCAGCC from Enteractinococcus fodinae includes the following:
- a CDS encoding polysaccharide biosynthesis protein, producing the protein MAVADASAWFVSVLLALFLRYEFDAWRIEWLSTVLLAVVMAGFFVLVGLMLGIYLGKYAYGSLDEVRTVTLAALLTSVVFSVFLLLTGFQAEIPRSLALLAFPLAVVIMFGLRFLYRLSIDRARLPAGAATPALVVGAGQAGEITVRTIMNDPDSPLRAVGLIDDDITKRRLRLHGVPVLGTSDDIEQVAKQTRAKVLVVAISNVSPEFLGELTDAGNAAGLRVLKTPTVQRLMEGPIGVQDLRSVSIEDLIGRTSVDTNVEEIAGFITGKKVLVTGAGGSIGSELCVQLAKFGPTELIMLDRDETSLQEAQIRLQGNGLLDGEDIVLADIRETELMRQVFASHQPEVVFHAAALKHLPMLEKYPEEAWKTNVLGTRNVVQAAMASGVETFVNISTDKAANPTSALGHSKRVAEKITAWAAKETGRPYLSVRFGNVIGSRGSMLPTFERLIENGGPVTVTHPEVTRYFMTIPEACQLVIQAGGIGRAGEVLILDMGEPIKILDIAKRMIAISGKDIEIVYTGLREGEKLHEELVGANEDLERPFHQQISHATVGSLSPENMDLQVWLDRMEHEKGAVIR
- a CDS encoding arsenate reductase/protein-tyrosine-phosphatase family protein — translated: MSSAPQFTILFVCTGNVCRSPLAELLLHQSINTPSIKTLSAGTQALVGHQMPEIQQEIATQLGVEAPEEHRAQQLALQHVESADLILGMERQHRSEAVKLSPRALRRTFTLRELARIAELVPDEDIAFSEAANLVENMKALVEAAAVNRGLAVSFEDPEDDDVVDPYRRSKQTYKESRDQVVSALGGIVTYLNRAAV
- a CDS encoding polysaccharide biosynthesis tyrosine autokinase; the protein is MELRDYLRIMYANWVLILGSTLLGVAVAATLSYLTTPAYEAHSKVYVSVRTDTQASGDLLQGSNFARQNMATFAELATTESVLTPVAEELELDRTDAQLAEQVTVTAPADSTLLNITVTDEDPELAAEIANEVGAQLKTLVEEELESRQGDADDSPVQINTVQSAATPFDPVSPRIAVNLLLGLLLGFAVGVGVAILRYVLDTRLRSLDDIEAITDAPILGRIVDDPQAHKKPIIVHVDPKHPRAEAFRTLRTNLQFLDVDEGPKTYVISSAAPGEGKSTVSTNLAVALAETGLRVALVDGDLRKPRVANYMGIEGAVGLTDVLIGRADLSDVLQRWGRTELYVLPAGQVPPNPSELLGSESMQQTLEILSKSMDVVIVDAPPMLLVTDAVVIGAKTQGVILVAAVGSTHQQSLQAAVETLETAHVPLRGVVAKRLPAKGPGRYMYGSYSYAYEEDDVTLTAQDRTPPRKAKASSRRATRGLKR
- a CDS encoding LCP family protein is translated as MSHNTMEILNGEERAPSKKKKALFWTLGAFLVVLLIAGAIVWAALSKLQDFETIESAFPDNSLRPAASEPAEGEDDASMNILLLGSDSRADTSTPVLDDIGNRADTIMVAHIPSDRSGVQIMSIMRDSWLEIPGHGHAKINAAMAYGGVPLMVQTVEGLLDQRIDHVAVVDFNGFQNMTDALGGVRINNPRAFGVRGTEFAQGPINLNGEEALKFVRSRDFADGDYTRVENQQLFMRSMAGEILSRDTITNPGKLNDLVEATTPYVALDGDFGAGTMVGLGTSMSSVRANDITSFTLPTAGLGTEGGGQSVVYVDWDELEEVQERFKNDDLADYQPDPR